One Halobacterium sp. DL1 DNA window includes the following coding sequences:
- a CDS encoding acylphosphatase (catalyzes the hydrolysis of acylphosphate): MSDRTRAHVFVSGTVQGVYYRATTREQAGEHGVDGWVRNLEDGRVEAVFEGPEDAVEAMVDWCHEGSPAAHVEDIEVEYDDPEGETGFRVRR; the protein is encoded by the coding sequence ATGTCCGACCGCACACGCGCACACGTCTTCGTCTCGGGCACCGTCCAGGGCGTCTACTACCGCGCGACGACACGCGAGCAGGCGGGCGAACACGGCGTCGACGGCTGGGTTCGGAATCTGGAGGACGGCCGCGTCGAAGCAGTGTTCGAGGGACCCGAGGACGCCGTCGAGGCGATGGTCGACTGGTGCCACGAGGGCAGTCCTGCTGCCCACGTCGAAGACATCGAAGTCGAGTACGACGACCCCGAGGGCGAGACCGGCTTCCGCGTCCGCCGGTAG